In a single window of the Candidatus Kaiserbacteria bacterium genome:
- a CDS encoding transcriptional repressor → MTHSLPQLLQEKGFRVTKGRVALLKLLETASQPLSVHDILTEWKGKAPDQATLYRSLADLSDAGIVHRINFHSGTAYFEYAPDRPHHHHIVCSECGVIEEIEECSVGTLQKKLMRESTQFIKINAHILEFFGECKKCVATT, encoded by the coding sequence ATGACACATTCACTTCCACAACTCTTGCAAGAAAAAGGGTTTCGAGTCACCAAAGGACGGGTGGCACTCTTGAAACTTCTTGAGACTGCGAGTCAGCCTCTCTCTGTACATGATATTTTGACAGAGTGGAAAGGAAAAGCCCCCGATCAAGCAACACTCTATCGATCACTCGCTGATTTGAGTGATGCAGGAATTGTCCATCGGATTAATTTTCATTCAGGAACGGCGTATTTTGAATACGCTCCCGATCGACCTCATCATCATCATATCGTCTGCAGCGAGTGTGGGGTCATTGAAGAAATAGAGGAGTGTTCAGTAGGGACACTTCAGAAGAAATTGATGCGCGAATCAACACAGTTTATAAAAATTAATGCCCACATCCTTGAGTTCTTTGGTGAATGCAAGAAATGTGTGGCAACTACATAA
- a CDS encoding ZIP family metal transporter: MIPVYILISVLIISLISFVGALTLVLKRDLLNKSVFLLVSLAVGALLGDVFVHIIPEAYEELPDPTIISVLIIGGILIFFILEKVLHWHHHTQEHAEEHTHAVGKMVLLGDGVHNFIDGLLVAASYMVSIEVGIATTIAVILHEIPQEMGNFGVLIHAGYGKAKALWYNFVSAFTAVVGALVALMLGSVTDQFALWLLPLTAGGFIYIALSDLIPELHKDSRIGHGIAQVIAIIIGVVSMIALLALE, translated from the coding sequence ATGATTCCAGTCTATATACTTATAAGTGTCCTGATTATCAGCCTCATATCATTTGTGGGTGCACTCACGTTGGTGCTTAAAAGAGATTTGCTCAATAAGAGTGTGTTTCTTCTGGTGAGTTTAGCGGTAGGAGCGCTTCTCGGGGATGTGTTTGTTCATATAATTCCTGAAGCGTATGAAGAGTTACCTGATCCGACAATAATTTCTGTTTTAATTATTGGAGGTATTCTTATTTTCTTTATTCTTGAAAAGGTTTTGCACTGGCATCATCATACGCAGGAACATGCAGAAGAACATACTCATGCAGTCGGGAAGATGGTGCTCCTCGGGGATGGAGTACACAATTTCATTGATGGACTCTTGGTTGCCGCGAGTTACATGGTATCAATTGAAGTTGGTATTGCTACGACGATAGCCGTTATCCTTCACGAGATTCCTCAAGAGATGGGTAATTTCGGCGTACTCATTCATGCGGGATATGGGAAAGCGAAAGCACTTTGGTACAACTTTGTGTCGGCGTTCACAGCAGTGGTAGGTGCGCTCGTGGCGCTTATGCTCGGAAGCGTGACTGACCAATTTGCACTCTGGCTCCTCCCACTCACCGCAGGAGGTTTCATATATATTGCACTTTCTGACTTGATACCAGAACTCCATAAAGATAGTCGTATCGGCCACGGTATTGCACAGGTGATTGCAATAATTATTGGTGTTGTATCTATGATAGCGTTGCTTGCGTTGGAGTAG
- a CDS encoding HAD-IA family hydrolase encodes MTYIFDFFGVISSNVANPWFTKHLPNYDITELRNNYIHDVDLGKIPFSVLIDELAKITNQSSEVTTKQWREMAIIDQEVITVIKRLKSLNPVALCSNAPSDLIRPILKENQLESLFDVIVISGEVGMVKPNNDIFRHTLSLLGVEANQVTFIDDSDINIDAASQLGMKCILYKKISDISSLS; translated from the coding sequence ATGACGTATATTTTTGATTTTTTTGGAGTAATTTCAAGTAATGTTGCTAATCCGTGGTTCACTAAACATTTGCCAAATTATGATATTACAGAATTACGAAATAACTACATACATGATGTTGATCTTGGCAAGATTCCATTCAGTGTTTTAATCGATGAACTCGCAAAAATAACAAATCAAAGTAGTGAAGTAACCACAAAGCAATGGAGAGAAATGGCGATCATTGACCAAGAAGTCATTACAGTGATTAAAAGATTGAAAAGTTTGAACCCTGTTGCACTTTGTTCTAATGCCCCCTCAGATTTAATTCGTCCCATCTTGAAAGAGAACCAATTAGAATCTCTCTTTGATGTAATCGTAATTTCTGGAGAGGTTGGAATGGTTAAACCTAATAATGATATTTTTAGACATACACTCAGTCTACTGGGGGTAGAGGCAAATCAAGTAACTTTTATCGATGATAGTGATATTAATATAGACGCTGCCAGTCAACTGGGAATGAAGTGTATCTTATATAAAAAAATATCTGACATTAGCAGTCTGTCGTAG
- a CDS encoding type II toxin-antitoxin system RelB/DinJ family antitoxin — MNTHTILNIKTDKKLKADAQKVASELGVPLSTVMNAFLKQFVRDKEITLSANQYRPTPYLESILEQAQKEYEAGDFIGPFKTGEEFIAHLKSL, encoded by the coding sequence ATGAATACGCATACTATTTTAAATATAAAAACAGATAAAAAGCTTAAAGCGGACGCACAAAAAGTGGCAAGCGAACTGGGTGTTCCCCTCAGTACAGTCATGAATGCTTTTTTGAAGCAGTTTGTTCGTGATAAGGAAATCACTCTTTCAGCTAATCAATATCGTCCAACACCGTACCTCGAAAGTATTCTCGAACAAGCACAAAAAGAATATGAAGCAGGTGATTTTATTGGGCCATTTAAAACAGGAGAAGAATTTATAGCCCATCTAAAGTCTCTCTAG
- a CDS encoding type II toxin-antitoxin system mRNA interferase toxin, RelE/StbE family — protein sequence MQYILSKQFEKDFSKLPNATKKKTVVTLEKFTVNPQNPTLRNHGLLGKWKDHFSINVTGDTRAIYFVIEKDVVRFVAIGSHSELYE from the coding sequence ATGCAATACATTCTTTCGAAACAGTTTGAGAAAGATTTCTCAAAACTTCCGAATGCCACTAAAAAGAAAACTGTTGTTACTCTGGAAAAATTTACAGTGAACCCTCAGAATCCAACCCTTCGCAACCATGGACTATTAGGGAAATGGAAAGACCACTTTAGTATCAACGTGACCGGCGATACAAGAGCCATATATTTTGTGATTGAAAAAGATGTTGTGAGATTTGTAGCGATTGGTTCACATAGTGAGTTGTATGAGTAA
- a CDS encoding YibE/F family protein encodes MRQFFIFVSVAMVTLLFPVHASFAQAELMSDTVTLMKARVMAIEKEEARPVEGTGATHSFQTIRVKILDGEEKGKVITVENDYFNLDEGETFYLMHTVDQYSGLDFYMVNDPYRLPQLFFLVGLFVFIVFIFGGKQGMRGLASLVGSFLFIFYVLLPGIMHGYSPLLITVAVSSLIIILGSYITHGFTRTTSAAVLGMIFTVTLTGLFAYWAVRMTRLSGFGSEEIVYLNLNAGGSIDVIGLLLGGIIIGLLGVLYDAAIGQSVSVEELTRIAPHVPRKTIYQRALRIGREHIGALVNTLAIAYVGASLPLLLLFYQTSSGTLGRIINTEIFATEIVRIMIGSIGLVLAVPITTFVSVLMLVKKPEKEVSAHTLSEETEALKHTNHKH; translated from the coding sequence ATGCGACAATTTTTTATATTCGTATCTGTGGCAATGGTAACCCTTCTCTTCCCTGTGCATGCTTCATTTGCACAAGCTGAATTGATGTCCGATACCGTGACACTCATGAAGGCTCGCGTTATGGCGATTGAAAAAGAAGAAGCAAGACCCGTTGAAGGGACTGGTGCCACACATTCGTTCCAAACAATTAGGGTGAAAATTTTGGACGGCGAAGAAAAAGGGAAAGTTATTACTGTAGAAAATGATTATTTTAATCTCGATGAAGGTGAGACTTTTTACTTGATGCATACCGTAGATCAATACAGTGGTCTCGATTTCTACATGGTAAACGACCCCTATCGTCTGCCCCAGTTATTTTTTCTTGTGGGGCTTTTTGTATTTATCGTATTTATTTTTGGAGGAAAACAGGGTATGCGAGGACTCGCAAGTCTTGTGGGGAGTTTCCTTTTTATCTTCTATGTACTCCTTCCCGGCATCATGCATGGGTATTCTCCTCTTTTGATCACGGTTGCAGTATCTTCGCTCATAATCATTCTTGGCTCCTATATTACCCACGGATTTACTCGCACTACATCTGCAGCGGTACTCGGAATGATTTTTACCGTTACACTCACAGGGCTTTTTGCATATTGGGCGGTTCGTATGACACGACTGAGCGGTTTTGGATCAGAAGAGATTGTGTACTTAAACCTTAATGCTGGTGGTTCGATTGATGTTATCGGACTTCTCTTAGGAGGAATCATTATTGGACTCCTCGGTGTACTGTATGACGCAGCAATTGGTCAATCCGTCTCAGTGGAAGAACTCACTCGCATAGCTCCCCATGTGCCGAGAAAGACTATCTACCAGCGTGCACTTCGTATCGGACGAGAGCATATTGGAGCACTCGTGAATACACTTGCTATTGCCTATGTGGGGGCTTCACTTCCCCTCCTTCTTTTGTTTTATCAGACCTCAAGTGGAACATTAGGTCGTATCATCAATACTGAAATCTTCGCTACAGAGATAGTACGAATTATGATTGGGAGTATTGGACTTGTACTTGCGGTACCTATCACGACGTTTGTTTCCGTTCTCATGCTCGTTAAGAAACCAGAAAAGGAAGTGAGCGCACACACTCTCTCTGAGGAAACAGAAGCACTTAAACACACCAACCACAAGCACTAA